The following DNA comes from Candidatus Methylomirabilota bacterium.
GCCGGTGCGGATGCCGATCCCGGACGCGCTCCGGGGCCTCGGCGTCGAGTGGATCCGCACCGTCAACTCCTATCGCATCGCCGAGGTGATGAAGACGCTGCGCGAGGCGCTGACGACGCGCGTGCCGGGGCTCAAGGTCATCATCGCCCGGAACGAGTGCATGCTCGAGCGCCAGCGGCGCGAGAAGCCGCGCGCGCGCAAGGCGATCGCCGCGGGCGAGGAGGTCGTCCAGCCGCGCTTCGGCATCGATCCCGACGTCTGCACGGGCGACCACTCGTGCATGCGCCTGAACGGCTGTCCCTCGCTGACGCTCCGGGACAACCCCGATCCGCTGCGCGACGACCCGGTCGCGCACGTGGACGACACGTGCGTCGGCTGCGGCGTGTGCGGCGAGGTCGCCCACGCGGCCGTCCTCTGCCCGTCGTTCTACGAGGTGAAGGTCGTCGCCAACCCGACGCGCTGGACGCGGCTCGTGGCCGGCGCCCGCCGGGCGGTGATCCGCCGCCTCGCCGCCGTCACGGTGTGATGGCGGTGCGAGCCGCAGCACGTCGCGGGGCTGGGGCCCCGCCGAGCGAGGCGAGCGAGTGAATGACCCGCGGCTCCTGAGCGTCCTCATCCCCGCCGTCGGCGGCCAGGGCGGCGGCGTCCTCCTCGACTGGATCGTGGACGCGGCGCTGCTCGACGGCTATCCGGTCCACGGCACCTCGATCCCGGGCGTGGCCCAGCGGACGGGCTCGACCACCTACTACGTCGAGCTCTGCGCCGAGCGCGACGCCGAGCCGCCGGTCTTCTCGCTCTACCCCGTGCCGGGCGCGCTCGACGTGCTCCTCGCCGCGGAGTTCCTCGAGGTCGGGCGGATGATCGAGCTGGGCTTCCCGTCGCCCGCGCGCACCACGATCGTCGCGAGCACGCACCGCCTCTACTCGATCCACGAGAAGATCGCGACGGGGTACGGGATCTACCCGGAGGAAGATCTCCGGCGCGCGGCGCGCGCCTTCGCGCGCGAGCTCTACGCCTTCGACGCGCTGTCGCTCGCGCGCGAGCATGGGACGGAGGCGAACTCCGTCCTGCTCGGCGCCCTCGCGGCCTCGGGCGCGCTGCCGATCCGCGCCGACGCGTTCCGCGAGGCGATCCGCAAAAAGGGCGTCCAGGTGGACGCGAACCTCCGCGGCTTCGACGCCGGGCTCGCGGCCGCCCAGCGGCTCGAGCCGACCGCGGAGGCAGGGGCGGGGTCGCCGGGCTTCGGAACCCCACTCGCCCGGGACCCCGTCCCTGCCCCCGCGGTCCCCGCGGCCGCGGCGCGGAGCGAGCCCGAGGTCGAGCGCGTGATCGCGGGCTTTCCCGACGAGCTTCGCCCGACGCTCCGCCAGGCCATCCCGCGGCTCACGGACTACCAGGACCGCGCGTACGCCGGACGGTACCTCGAGCGGCTGCGACCGTTCGTCGCGCTCGGCGATCCGGAGCTGCTGCGCATCCTCGCGCGGAGCCTCGCCGTGTGGATGACGTACGAGGACGCGATCCGCGTGGGACAGCTCAAGACGCGCTGGAGCCGGTTCGAGCGGATCCGGCGGGAGAAGGGCGTAGGGCGGGGCGAGATCGTCGTCACCGATTACCTGAAGCCCGACCTCGACGAGATCTGGGGCATCCTGCCGCGCCGGCTCGTGGCGCCGTTCGCGCGCTGGGCCGAGCGGCGCTGGCCCCGCGGCCGGCCGACCTTCGGGCAGCACGTGCGCACGACGACCGTGACGGGCTACCTGCGCGTCTGGTGCCTGGCGCTCCTGCGCCCGCTGCGGCCGATCTCATACCGCGCGCACGAGGAGCACGCGCGGATGGAGCGCTGGCTCGCGGCGGTCGCCCGCTGCGCGGCCCGGGACCGAGATCTCGCACGCGAGGTCGCGCGCGCCGCGCAGCTCGTGAAGGGCTACGGCGACGTGCGGCGCCGCATGACCGGGCACTTCGACCGGCTGCTCGAGGGCGTCGAGCGCGCGGCCGAGCGCGAGGCGGCGAACGGCGGCGGGTTCGAGGGCGCGCGGACCCTCGCGGCGCGGTATCGGACGCTCGTGCTGCAGGGACCCGACGGGGAGGCCGAGGCCGCGGCGCTGGCCGCGGAGACGCTCGCGCGTTAGACGCCGACGCGGCGCTGCACCAGACCCTTCAACCGCTCCACCTCGGCGAGCTCGGGGTTCACGAACGCGAAGGCGTGGCCGTCCGCGTCCACCCGCATCACCAGCGACATGACCGTGATGGCCGGGCCGCCGTCGGGCGGCGTGAACGTGAGCTTGACCACGCTGCGCGGCTCGAGGGCCACGGCGAGCCGCGCCTTCATCCCCATGGCGCCCAGCTCGACGGTGGTGGCGTGGTGCTCCGCGCCGTTGTATCCGACGACGCGCACGGGGATCGCGAGCGGCGTGCGCGGGAGCCGCCGGCGGTCGGCGCGCGGCGCGCTCTCCAGGGGCCGGCTCATCGCGGCCGGCTCGAGGTACATCAGGACCTCGCTCAGGCGGTCGAGCGGAACGGGCTTGCCGACGAAGTCGGTGGCGCCCAGGCGCAGGCACTCGCGCGCCTGACTCTCGGTCACGACGCCCGAGACGGCGACGATCGGCACGCCGAGCTCCTTCACGGGACGGAGCTGCAGGAACTCGAGCCCGCTCATGCCGGGCAGGTGGATGTCGAGGATGATCGCGTCCGGGCGCTCCGAGCGGAGCTGGCCGAGCGCCGCCTCCGCGGTGCGCACGACGAGCGGCAGGTGACCCAGCTCGAGCAGGAAATCGCGGAACACGTCACCGAGGTCGGGCTCGTCCTCGACCACCAAAACCCGCATCCCGGCGAGTCTACCACGATAGGTGCGACGCCGGTCAACGCCGTTGTCGGCCGCGCCGCGCGACGCTGCGTGTTATACTCGCGGTCCGGAGCGTCGTGAAGGAGGACTCGTGTCGGGCTACCTGCCCGTGCTGATTTTCGCGCTGTTCATCGTGGGTTTCGCCGCCGTGTCGCTCGCCGTGGCGCGGTTCCTCCGGCCGAGCCGTCCCGACGAGGTGAAGCTGATGAACTACGAGTGCGGCGCCGTGCCGATCGGCCCGGCGTGGGTCCAGTTCCCCGTGGGCTTTTACCTGGTCGGCCTGGTCTTCATCGTCTTCGACGCGCTCCTCGTCTTTCTCTTCCCGTGGGTGCTCGTGCTGAAGGCGCTCGGGCTCGGCGCGTTCTGGCCGATGGCGGGCTTCGTCGGGATCATCGGGCTCGGCTGGCTCTACGCGTACCGGGAGGGCGTGCTCGAGTGGAAGTGAAGGCGCCCCTGCCTCAGGTCCCGCCGCCGGGGTGGAGCGAGTTCAAGGACCTCCAGGAGTGGGAGAAGTACCACCAGGAGCGCGCGACCGACGACAAGACGTCGAACGCGCTGGCCTCGATCGCGGACGCGATCCATCACATGCCGGGCGGGTGGATCGTCACGACGTCCACCGACAAGATCTTCAACTGGGCGCGCCAGTCGTCCATCTGGCCCGTGACCTTCGGTCTCGCGTGCTGCGCGATCGAGATGATGGCGACCTTCGCGTCGCGCTTCGACGTGGAGCGGTTCGGCATGGTGCCGTGGGCCTCGCCGCGCCACTCCGACCTCATGATCGTCTCCGGCACGGTGACCATCAAGATGGCGCCGATGCTCAAGCGGATCTACGATCAGATGCCCGACCCGAAGTGGGTCGTCTCGATGGGCTCGTGCGCGAACTCCGGCGGCCCGTTCCGCCACGGCTACCACGTCGTGAAGGGCGTGGACCGCGTCGTGCCCGTCGACGTCTACGTCCCCGGCTGCCCGCCCACGCCCGACTCGCTGATGTACGGCCTGCTGAAGCTGAAGGAGCAGGTCGCCGAGTTCCAGAAGACCGGACAGCGCTCCACCGCCGCCGACCGCGGGTGAGCATGACCAGCGCCGACGCGACCGCACGGATCCGGGAGAGGTTTGGCGTCGAGCCGGCCGCCGAGGGCGGCGGCCTCGCCGTCGCGCTCCCGCGCGAACGCTGGCTCGCGTTCGGCCGCTTCGCGAAGGACGAGCTCGGCTGCGCCTACTTCAACTGGCTGTCCGCGATCGACTGGAAGGAGCAGGGGCTCGAGGTGCTCTACCGCGTGGAGAACCTCGACGCGAAGCTCGTCCTGACGCTGCGGACGAAGCTCGGCCCCGGGGAGACGCGCTGCGCGTCGCTCGTCGCCGTCTGGCGCGGCGCCGACTGGATGGAGCGCGAGTGCTACGACATGTTCGGCGTGATCTTCGAGGGCCATCCCGACCCGCGGCGCATCCTCCTCTCGGAGGACTGGGAGGGCTACCCGCTCCGGAAGGACTACGCCGTCGACACGCCCCACGCGCCGTACCGATGAACCGCCACGGGAGGAGCCGCGCATGATCTACGAGCTCAGGACCTACACGCTGGTGCCGGGCAAGCAGGGCGAGTACCTCAAGCTCAACGCGGAGGTCGGCCGGCCGATGCGCGGCGACAAGTACGGGAAGCTGGAGGGCGGGTGGACGACCGAGTTCGGGCTGCTCAACCAGTACGTCCACCTCTGGAACTATCCGAGCATGGACGAGCGTGAGCGGCTGCGCGCCGAGCTCATGAAGAACGAGGAGTGGACGAAGGGGTACGTGCCGAAGATCCGGCCGATGCTGCTCGCCCAGGAGAACAAGATCCTCTCCGCGGTGCTGCCGCTCAAGCCGCCCGCGGACGCGGGGCACGTCTACGAGCTGCGCTGGTACCGCGCGCACCCCGGCAAGGCCGCCGAGTGGCTCTCACACTTCAAGGCGATCATGCCGGTGCGCGAGAAGTACTCGAAGAACGTCGGCCTCTGGCAGACCGAGGCGGGCCAGCTCAACGAGGTCGTCCACCTCTGGGCCTACCGTGACCTGAACCACCGCGCCGAGGTGCGGGGCGGCGCGCTGAAGGACCCCGAGTGGCAGAAGTTCCTCGCCGCGTCGGCGCCGCTGCTCGCCGAGATGCGGTCGGTGATCCTGAACCCGACCGCGGTCTCCCCGATGCGCTAGATGTCCGTCGCCGCGCGGCAGACCGTCGAGATCGGCTACGCGGGCAGCGAGCGGCTCACGATGAACATGGGGCCGCAGCACCCGTCCGCCCACGGCGTCTTCCGCGCGATCCTGACGCTCGAGGGCGAGACGGTCGTCGGCGTGGACGCGGTGATCGGCTACCTCCACCGCTGCCACGAGAAGCTCGGCGAGACGCTCACGTACGTGCAGTACCCCTCGATCGCGTCGAAGACCGACTACGTCGCCGCCATGACGTCGGAGCTCGCCTACGTCTCCGCGGTCGAGAAGCTCGGCAAGTTCGAGGTGCCGAAGCGCGCCCAGTATCTCCGCGTGATCGC
Coding sequences within:
- a CDS encoding indolepyruvate oxidoreductase subunit beta family protein, producing the protein MNDPRLLSVLIPAVGGQGGGVLLDWIVDAALLDGYPVHGTSIPGVAQRTGSTTYYVELCAERDAEPPVFSLYPVPGALDVLLAAEFLEVGRMIELGFPSPARTTIVASTHRLYSIHEKIATGYGIYPEEDLRRAARAFARELYAFDALSLAREHGTEANSVLLGALAASGALPIRADAFREAIRKKGVQVDANLRGFDAGLAAAQRLEPTAEAGAGSPGFGTPLARDPVPAPAVPAAAARSEPEVERVIAGFPDELRPTLRQAIPRLTDYQDRAYAGRYLERLRPFVALGDPELLRILARSLAVWMTYEDAIRVGQLKTRWSRFERIRREKGVGRGEIVVTDYLKPDLDEIWGILPRRLVAPFARWAERRWPRGRPTFGQHVRTTTVTGYLRVWCLALLRPLRPISYRAHEEHARMERWLAAVARCAARDRDLAREVARAAQLVKGYGDVRRRMTGHFDRLLEGVERAAEREAANGGGFEGARTLAARYRTLVLQGPDGEAEAAALAAETLAR
- a CDS encoding response regulator, producing MRVLVVEDEPDLGDVFRDFLLELGHLPLVVRTAEAALGQLRSERPDAIILDIHLPGMSGLEFLQLRPVKELGVPIVAVSGVVTESQARECLRLGATDFVGKPVPLDRLSEVLMYLEPAAMSRPLESAPRADRRRLPRTPLAIPVRVVGYNGAEHHATTVELGAMGMKARLAVALEPRSVVKLTFTPPDGGPAITVMSLVMRVDADGHAFAFVNPELAEVERLKGLVQRRVGV
- a CDS encoding NADH-quinone oxidoreductase subunit A: MSGYLPVLIFALFIVGFAAVSLAVARFLRPSRPDEVKLMNYECGAVPIGPAWVQFPVGFYLVGLVFIVFDALLVFLFPWVLVLKALGLGAFWPMAGFVGIIGLGWLYAYREGVLEWK
- a CDS encoding NADH-quinone oxidoreductase subunit B family protein — encoded protein: MPGGWIVTTSTDKIFNWARQSSIWPVTFGLACCAIEMMATFASRFDVERFGMVPWASPRHSDLMIVSGTVTIKMAPMLKRIYDQMPDPKWVVSMGSCANSGGPFRHGYHVVKGVDRVVPVDVYVPGCPPTPDSLMYGLLKLKEQVAEFQKTGQRSTAADRG
- a CDS encoding NADH-quinone oxidoreductase subunit C; translation: MTSADATARIRERFGVEPAAEGGGLAVALPRERWLAFGRFAKDELGCAYFNWLSAIDWKEQGLEVLYRVENLDAKLVLTLRTKLGPGETRCASLVAVWRGADWMERECYDMFGVIFEGHPDPRRILLSEDWEGYPLRKDYAVDTPHAPYR
- a CDS encoding NIPSNAP family protein, with amino-acid sequence MIYELRTYTLVPGKQGEYLKLNAEVGRPMRGDKYGKLEGGWTTEFGLLNQYVHLWNYPSMDERERLRAELMKNEEWTKGYVPKIRPMLLAQENKILSAVLPLKPPADAGHVYELRWYRAHPGKAAEWLSHFKAIMPVREKYSKNVGLWQTEAGQLNEVVHLWAYRDLNHRAEVRGGALKDPEWQKFLAASAPLLAEMRSVILNPTAVSPMR